In Paenibacillus sp. G2S3, a single window of DNA contains:
- a CDS encoding ABC transporter ATP-binding protein — MNQGSDERMQDSIVLQMNGVSKIIKGKSIVDKLTFDIRKGEIVGLLGPNGAGKTTTIRMMTGLIRMSEGDVIVQGHSVKNDFNKAIGHIGAIIENPEFYPYMTGLDNLKQYQRMTDNIEAGRIEEVVELVGLQEAMNKKVKAYSLGMRQRLGIAQALLNRPKLLILDEPTNGLDPAGIREMRDYMRRIAEFEGISILISSHLLTEIEQICHRAIVIQNGKLVTVTAIGGEQEATSEVKLTIRVGSVESAINLLEGLEYAELLSMDSARSEVTVSLHDSRVPELVATFSNKGVGIFRIAENKQSLEEDFLKWTGGNRIA; from the coding sequence ATGAATCAGGGAAGTGACGAACGCATGCAAGATTCAATCGTGCTGCAAATGAATGGGGTAAGCAAGATCATTAAAGGGAAATCCATTGTGGATAAACTGACATTTGATATTCGTAAGGGAGAAATTGTTGGGCTATTGGGACCAAATGGTGCTGGGAAGACAACAACGATCCGGATGATGACGGGGCTAATACGGATGAGTGAAGGCGATGTGATTGTTCAAGGTCACAGTGTTAAGAATGATTTTAATAAAGCTATTGGACATATTGGTGCGATTATTGAAAATCCAGAGTTCTATCCGTATATGACAGGGCTTGATAATCTAAAGCAATATCAGAGAATGACAGATAATATTGAGGCCGGTAGAATTGAAGAGGTTGTGGAATTGGTAGGGCTTCAGGAAGCAATGAATAAGAAAGTGAAGGCCTATTCGCTGGGTATGCGTCAACGTCTTGGGATTGCTCAGGCATTATTGAACCGACCAAAGTTATTGATTCTAGATGAACCTACGAACGGTCTTGACCCAGCAGGAATACGAGAAATGCGTGATTATATGCGTAGGATTGCAGAATTTGAAGGGATTTCTATTCTAATCTCCAGCCACTTACTGACTGAAATTGAGCAAATATGCCATCGCGCCATCGTGATTCAGAACGGTAAGCTGGTGACCGTTACAGCGATTGGTGGGGAGCAGGAAGCAACTTCAGAAGTGAAGCTGACGATTCGTGTAGGCTCAGTAGAATCAGCAATTAACCTCTTGGAAGGGTTAGAATACGCAGAGTTATTGTCTATGGATAGTGCTCGTTCTGAGGTGACGGTAAGTCTGCATGACAGTAGAGTGCCGGAGCTAGTGGCGACATTTAGTAATAAAGGGGTAGGTATTTTCCGGATTGCAGAGAATAAACAAAGCCTAGAGGAAGATTTCTTGAAATGGACAGGAGGTAATCGCATTGCGTAG
- a CDS encoding ABC transporter permease — MRSFNNLVVNEWLKLSKKRTFFVPYLILILLSLLIGYIVHSVSPDMFGSAYEFSSVMLLSQGIGQVITILAIIGTAGIVSKEYSQGTIKFLLIRARSRTAILASKYAVVLIYAFSVAVVGMLAVFASGAVWFGLSGGEAGVREMLTSIMYNSVSTVVYSTLAFMIGILTTSTGVTIGVTMFMLMIDKLVIFREFYKYVLFPNLNLAAYEGGGAPMPGMTLTFSIVMLVLYSVVFLLIGFSVFRRRDVA, encoded by the coding sequence TTGCGTAGCTTTAATAATTTGGTGGTTAATGAATGGCTCAAGCTCTCGAAGAAACGTACGTTTTTCGTACCCTATTTAATTTTAATCTTGTTATCCCTACTGATAGGGTACATTGTGCATTCCGTGTCTCCAGACATGTTTGGATCAGCATATGAGTTCTCATCGGTAATGTTGCTTTCTCAAGGGATTGGTCAAGTTATTACTATTCTTGCAATTATCGGAACAGCGGGTATTGTCTCAAAAGAATATAGTCAGGGCACCATCAAATTCCTTCTAATCCGTGCGAGAAGCCGTACAGCAATACTTGCGTCCAAATATGCTGTTGTGTTGATTTATGCATTCTCAGTGGCAGTTGTCGGCATGTTGGCGGTTTTTGCATCAGGAGCTGTATGGTTTGGCTTGAGTGGTGGTGAGGCTGGTGTTCGTGAGATGTTAACCAGTATAATGTATAACTCTGTTAGTACAGTTGTATATTCAACACTTGCTTTTATGATTGGAATATTGACGACTTCAACGGGCGTAACCATAGGGGTTACTATGTTTATGCTGATGATAGACAAATTGGTTATTTTTCGTGAATTTTATAAATATGTATTATTCCCAAACCTAAATTTAGCTGCTTATGAAGGTGGAGGAGCACCTATGCCTGGAATGACGCTCACCTTTTCCATTGTAATGCTAGTCTTATACTCAGTTGTCTTTCTACTTATAGGCTTTTCCGTCTTTAGACGAAGGGATGTTGCTTAA
- a CDS encoding GntR family transcriptional regulator, producing MTIEFDNNLPIYIQIMNYIKGEIVTGKLKPGDKILSVRELASELQINPNTVQRTFQELEREEIVETRRGMGRYVTSNEDTILTIKKEMAKDVLDRFIRGMQDLGFQGEDILAAVAENIRNKDGE from the coding sequence ATGACAATCGAATTCGATAACAACCTGCCGATTTATATTCAGATTATGAACTACATCAAAGGAGAAATCGTCACAGGTAAGCTAAAACCAGGAGATAAAATCCTCTCGGTGCGAGAGCTTGCCAGTGAACTGCAGATTAATCCGAATACGGTACAAAGAACCTTTCAAGAACTGGAGCGTGAAGAAATCGTGGAGACCCGGCGTGGAATGGGAAGATACGTTACTAGTAATGAAGATACTATTTTGACCATTAAAAAAGAAATGGCAAAAGATGTGCTGGATCGTTTCATTCGTGGTATGCAGGATCTTGGTTTTCAAGGTGAAGATATTTTAGCGGCAGTAGCAGAGAATATCCGAAACAAGGATGGAGAATAG
- a CDS encoding ABC transporter ATP-binding protein, protein MENILEIHDVTKKYRSKHALRGVSFNLSAGKITGLLGSNGSGKSTLMKIIAGLTQPTSGRVSIIGGSVGIDSKAVVSFMPDKPLTESWMNVTDALKFQSDFYPDFDQTKASRMLEFMKLRSQDKVKDLSKGMNERLQLTLALSRRASLYLLDEPIGGVDPVARTKILNALVEFYEEDSTILLSTHLVSDIERIFDDVIFIKEGEIVMHTAVEDIRLRHGKSIDEMFREVYAEC, encoded by the coding sequence TTGGAAAATATACTTGAGATTCATGACGTTACAAAAAAATATAGATCCAAGCACGCCCTCCGTGGAGTATCCTTTAATCTGAGTGCGGGTAAAATCACGGGACTGCTGGGCAGTAATGGCAGCGGTAAAAGTACACTTATGAAAATCATCGCCGGTCTGACACAGCCTACTTCCGGTCGTGTATCCATTATTGGAGGGTCCGTAGGTATAGATAGTAAAGCGGTGGTGTCATTTATGCCGGATAAGCCGCTTACAGAATCCTGGATGAATGTTACCGATGCTCTAAAGTTCCAAAGTGATTTCTATCCGGATTTTGATCAGACTAAGGCCTCGCGAATGTTGGAGTTTATGAAGCTAAGATCGCAAGATAAGGTAAAGGATCTATCCAAAGGGATGAATGAACGTTTACAGCTTACACTTGCCTTATCACGCCGAGCTAGCCTTTATTTGCTTGATGAACCCATCGGTGGTGTAGATCCAGTAGCTAGAACCAAAATTCTTAACGCGTTAGTAGAGTTTTATGAAGAGGACAGCACCATTCTCTTATCGACCCATTTAGTATCGGATATTGAGCGGATCTTTGATGATGTGATTTTTATAAAAGAGGGAGAAATTGTGATGCATACGGCGGTAGAGGATATCCGGCTGCGCCATGGCAAAAGCATAGACGAAATGTTCAGAGAGGTGTACGCAGAATGCTAA
- a CDS encoding PilZ domain-containing protein codes for MDVSSRKEPFRYVMNQPLECWIEVPMSSSGPGAGKLTEAVLLDLSRSGCKVRTPLNLRFTTGDTKLVIHLQLNEEKLQLVGSVRWGWMFGLGQYQYGVKLKLNEDEEERLLRELDIWTASLNVEGL; via the coding sequence ATGGATGTGTCCAGCAGGAAAGAACCTTTCCGATATGTAATGAACCAGCCGCTTGAATGCTGGATTGAAGTTCCAATGAGTAGTAGCGGTCCGGGGGCCGGAAAGTTAACAGAAGCTGTGTTACTTGATCTTAGCCGATCTGGCTGCAAAGTGCGCACTCCCCTAAATCTCCGATTCACTACGGGCGATACAAAGCTAGTAATTCATCTTCAATTAAATGAAGAAAAGCTTCAACTCGTAGGTAGCGTTCGTTGGGGCTGGATGTTCGGACTCGGCCAGTACCAATATGGTGTTAAGCTTAAATTGAACGAGGACGAAGAAGAACGGCTACTTAGAGAACTCGATATATGGACAGCCTCTCTAAATGTTGAGGGCCTGTAG
- a CDS encoding pentapeptide repeat-containing protein translates to MYQYLNETFQKHNFDQGSLQDGELNNCTFEQCSFKGSSMEEMTSIGCRFIDCDFTGAMLNASHHKGSAFTNCKFTGANLFVSKFKDCKMVGSDFSNAYLDGITLIGGDWSYTNLRHTNLSRQDLRGIRFTEADLMGCNLQKSDLRGADLSRVQLSQCKLKGADLRDAIVEGIDLKSLDLQGVRMDIDQAVLLARSFGAKVGN, encoded by the coding sequence ATGTACCAATACCTTAATGAAACGTTCCAAAAACACAATTTTGACCAAGGAAGTCTGCAGGATGGGGAGCTAAATAACTGTACATTTGAGCAGTGTTCCTTCAAAGGAAGCTCTATGGAAGAGATGACGTCCATCGGTTGCCGATTTATAGATTGCGATTTTACTGGAGCCATGCTCAATGCATCACACCATAAAGGCTCGGCTTTTACTAACTGTAAATTCACGGGAGCGAATTTGTTCGTATCGAAATTTAAAGATTGTAAAATGGTAGGATCTGATTTCTCAAATGCTTATTTGGACGGAATCACACTGATTGGTGGGGACTGGTCGTATACGAACCTAAGACATACCAATCTTAGCAGACAGGATCTGCGGGGGATTCGATTTACAGAAGCGGATCTAATGGGCTGTAATTTGCAAAAAAGTGATCTTCGTGGGGCTGATCTGAGCCGTGTACAGCTGTCTCAATGCAAGCTTAAGGGGGCTGACCTACGGGACGCCATTGTTGAAGGAATTGATCTAAAAAGTTTGGATCTACAGGGCGTTCGTATGGATATAGATCAGGCTGTACTGTTAGCACGCTCATTTGGGGCTAAGGTAGGAAACTAG
- a CDS encoding glycoside hydrolase family 73 protein, which translates to MTETEFIAKIANFAVKDMQISKVPASLTIAQAALESGWGSSGLTVKANNLFGIKGSGPAGSITVQTTEYVNGKAVKVEASFRAYNNWGESVADHSALIVNGVSWNRNLYSKVLGASGKVAAQEIAAAGYATDPNYAAKLIQIMNSYNLYQYDDEANEGDDEMSAEDKKKLVSLETEIKELRALIVSLTESKDTLKTGVQEQGQSITKLSDRVTFIEGRAVMNVPPWAEAAVKAASAAGLLDTPSGGSYDFYRIITVLNRAGLLAPGSGK; encoded by the coding sequence ATGACGGAGACTGAGTTTATTGCGAAGATCGCAAATTTTGCAGTGAAGGACATGCAGATCAGTAAGGTTCCGGCATCGCTAACGATAGCTCAGGCGGCTCTGGAATCGGGTTGGGGCAGCAGCGGCTTGACAGTAAAGGCAAACAATTTGTTTGGGATTAAAGGCAGCGGACCAGCCGGCAGCATTACTGTGCAAACTACTGAATATGTTAATGGTAAAGCTGTTAAAGTAGAAGCTTCTTTTCGTGCCTATAACAACTGGGGAGAATCTGTTGCGGATCATTCCGCGCTGATTGTGAATGGTGTTTCGTGGAATCGTAACCTTTACAGCAAGGTGCTTGGTGCTAGTGGCAAAGTAGCCGCACAAGAAATTGCTGCCGCTGGCTATGCTACTGACCCAAACTATGCAGCAAAGCTAATCCAAATCATGAATAGCTATAATCTATATCAATATGATGACGAAGCCAATGAAGGGGATGATGAAATGTCGGCAGAGGATAAAAAAAAGCTGGTTAGTCTGGAAACGGAAATCAAGGAACTGCGTGCTCTTATAGTGAGCCTTACGGAAAGCAAGGATACGCTAAAAACAGGCGTGCAGGAACAAGGTCAGTCGATTACTAAGCTTTCGGATCGGGTGACTTTTATAGAAGGTCGTGCTGTGATGAACGTACCCCCATGGGCTGAAGCGGCAGTAAAGGCAGCGAGCGCTGCGGGCCTGTTAGATACACCATCAGGTGGCAGTTATGACTTCTATCGCATAATAACAGTGCTAAACCGTGCAGGCTTACTTGCTCCTGGTAGTGGAAAATGA
- a CDS encoding holin produces MYNDALNSVLAFASVLAVFVMALVQLVKNSVQLPRNIVPVVGLAIGLLVGAVAYPFTDMNLILRLWAGGLAGLSATGLFELAFNKRDGTKTDDK; encoded by the coding sequence ATGTATAATGATGCTCTCAACAGTGTGCTTGCCTTTGCTTCCGTGCTGGCTGTTTTTGTAATGGCACTTGTACAACTTGTGAAGAATAGCGTGCAACTTCCGCGGAATATTGTACCGGTAGTTGGATTAGCTATTGGCTTGCTGGTTGGAGCAGTTGCCTATCCGTTCACTGATATGAACCTTATCCTACGGCTTTGGGCTGGAGGGCTAGCGGGACTTTCGGCAACGGGGTTATTCGAGCTTGCTTTTAACAAAAGGGATGGAACCAAAACAGATGATAAATAG
- a CDS encoding sporulation protein YjcZ: MGAEFGGVGGAFTNTGAILVLFILLVIITSACIF; encoded by the coding sequence ATGGGTGCAGAATTTGGTGGGGTTGGTGGCGCTTTTACTAATACAGGCGCAATCTTAGTGTTGTTCATCTTGTTAGTTATTATTACGAGCGCATGCATATTCTAG
- the rsmD gene encoding 16S rRNA (guanine(966)-N(2))-methyltransferase RsmD, which yields MRVVSGSAKGRPLKSVPGSGTRPTTDKVKEAVFSMIGPYFEGGAVLDLFAGTGGLGIEALSRGMESAVFVDMDPKSIDTIRANLKATNLEASAQVYRNEAGRALSALEKRGRVFDLVFLDPPYRLKHGDELMLSMVEKGMLQEDAIIVLEHESSYAYPEDIPGFYRLRQAVYGETTISIYQYEANPSVESETGEEVENESAN from the coding sequence GTGAGAGTGGTATCGGGAAGTGCAAAAGGAAGACCACTAAAAAGTGTACCAGGTAGCGGAACAAGACCTACAACCGATAAGGTGAAGGAAGCTGTATTCAGTATGATCGGTCCATATTTCGAAGGTGGAGCGGTGCTAGACTTGTTCGCAGGTACAGGTGGTTTGGGTATCGAAGCTTTAAGCAGAGGGATGGAAAGCGCCGTATTTGTAGATATGGATCCCAAGAGTATTGACACGATTCGTGCCAATTTGAAAGCGACTAATCTTGAAGCGAGTGCGCAAGTGTACCGAAATGAAGCAGGAAGAGCGCTGAGTGCATTGGAGAAGCGGGGACGTGTTTTTGATTTAGTCTTTCTAGATCCTCCCTACCGATTAAAGCACGGTGATGAGCTGATGCTGTCTATGGTAGAAAAAGGAATGCTGCAAGAGGACGCAATCATTGTTCTGGAGCATGAATCAAGTTATGCCTATCCTGAGGATATCCCAGGATTTTATAGGCTGCGTCAGGCCGTATACGGAGAAACGACAATTTCTATTTATCAGTATGAAGCTAATCCTTCAGTGGAAAGCGAGACTGGTGAGGAGGTAGAGAATGAGTCAGCAAATTAG
- the coaD gene encoding pantetheine-phosphate adenylyltransferase translates to MSQQIRKERVAIYPGTFDPVTMGHMDIIRRASKQFDRLIVTVLNNLSKNPLFTVEERTELLRQATADIPNVEIDSFRDLLVNYVRQKDAQVIVRGIRTVTDFEYELQNASINHSLDPDAETIFMMTNPKYSYLSSSVVKEIAHFGGNVSDFVTPEVEQAMKLKFNRVDGEKH, encoded by the coding sequence ATGAGTCAGCAAATTAGAAAAGAACGTGTCGCCATCTATCCAGGCACATTTGATCCCGTGACTATGGGACATATGGATATTATTCGGCGCGCATCCAAGCAATTTGACCGTTTAATCGTAACGGTGCTTAATAATTTGAGCAAAAACCCGCTGTTTACTGTAGAAGAGCGAACAGAGCTTTTAAGACAGGCAACCGCTGATATTCCCAATGTGGAAATCGACAGCTTTCGGGATCTGCTAGTCAATTATGTTCGTCAAAAAGATGCTCAAGTCATTGTTCGTGGTATTCGTACCGTAACTGACTTTGAATATGAACTGCAAAATGCATCCATCAACCATAGTCTGGATCCGGATGCGGAAACGATCTTTATGATGACTAATCCGAAATATTCCTATCTAAGCTCCAGCGTTGTAAAAGAAATTGCCCATTTTGGTGGGAATGTGTCCGATTTCGTGACGCCTGAGGTGGAACAAGCGATGAAGCTTAAATTTAATCGAGTCGATGGCGAAAAGCACTAA
- a CDS encoding nucleoside recognition domain-containing protein, producing MNNIKIRRLANRSTPFLSGAIAILLAIAIIISPESSFEASLQGLKLWWTLVFPALLPFLMLSEMLTASGFVHGFGVLLEPLMKKVFRLPGASGWTLALGITAGFPGGAGGVMQLHKQGSISDKEAARLASLTHFASPVTLLIVIGVAFLHNPTAGYFLLAIHWISGFLASYTDALLNGRLDNPRPSLKESTNTKRSSLYSRVQLAATEARSRDGRSFGRLLGESVATAVQNLMVVGGYMIMFAVVINIITTVLPALPAALPASLLEIHLGADAISKGLSSIGAGSSGVLGLALLSAALGWSGVCAQLQVLTLLKQANVRFLPYAAVRLMHGAYAFLLTILLWKPLLAISEAALPALADSQSTPNRTINVTAIWSSFPQLLSLQSLLLIILLALSAVIYLVSAFRHRLD from the coding sequence ATGAACAATATTAAAATTCGCCGGCTAGCTAATCGCTCCACACCTTTTCTATCCGGGGCGATCGCAATCCTGTTAGCCATCGCAATCATCATCTCACCAGAGAGCTCTTTCGAGGCTTCTCTCCAAGGATTAAAGCTCTGGTGGACACTCGTATTCCCAGCACTTTTACCCTTCCTGATGCTGTCTGAGATGCTAACCGCTTCGGGTTTCGTGCATGGTTTCGGAGTACTCCTGGAACCATTAATGAAAAAGGTCTTTCGACTTCCTGGCGCAAGTGGTTGGACTTTGGCGCTTGGAATCACCGCTGGATTCCCAGGCGGGGCCGGAGGTGTAATGCAGCTTCACAAGCAAGGCAGTATTTCGGACAAGGAGGCCGCTCGTCTTGCCTCACTTACGCATTTCGCCAGTCCAGTAACCCTACTCATTGTGATCGGTGTAGCTTTCCTACATAATCCTACAGCAGGCTACTTTCTGCTTGCTATCCACTGGATTTCAGGATTTCTGGCCAGTTATACAGATGCTCTGTTAAATGGCCGGCTAGACAATCCGCGACCTTCTCTAAAGGAAAGCACGAACACCAAACGGTCTTCTTTATACAGTCGTGTCCAGCTTGCAGCCACTGAAGCCAGATCAAGAGATGGGCGAAGCTTCGGTAGACTCCTTGGGGAGTCAGTAGCTACAGCGGTACAAAATTTGATGGTTGTGGGCGGTTACATGATTATGTTCGCCGTGGTCATCAATATCATTACTACTGTACTTCCTGCATTGCCAGCCGCTCTGCCAGCAAGCTTGCTCGAGATTCATTTAGGAGCTGACGCTATAAGCAAAGGGCTCTCGAGCATCGGAGCTGGATCATCAGGAGTACTAGGCTTGGCCTTACTCTCTGCTGCACTAGGCTGGAGCGGGGTTTGCGCCCAGCTACAGGTGCTGACGCTGCTTAAACAAGCAAATGTCCGATTCCTTCCCTATGCTGCGGTTCGCCTGATGCATGGAGCTTATGCTTTTTTATTAACAATACTGCTATGGAAACCACTGTTGGCTATAAGTGAAGCTGCTTTACCTGCCCTTGCTGATTCACAATCCACACCAAACAGAACCATTAATGTAACTGCCATATGGAGCTCTTTTCCACAATTGCTTAGTTTGCAATCTCTTCTACTCATCATCCTATTAGCATTATCCGCAGTGATCTATCTCGTTAGTGCTTTTCGCCATCGACTCGATTAA
- a CDS encoding SepM family pheromone-processing serine protease — protein sequence MGKKGRAVKQLKHRPGFRATAYLFTFVVIVYVFVFMNTPYIVYQPGSASEVAPMIKVENADPAEEGTFMMTTVSASYANVALLVASVFNSNSEVVRKETRLGDKSEDEYAAEQVFYMNSSQSYSVQAAYHAAGIPYEDVVDYLYVFSVPVASNKGQFQPGDKIISVEGQKVPDPEALSALLSTKKIGDQVAVVLQRNGKEVKEQVTLVEIKDKEGTAVRPGFGVTIAAVQKVKPKEQGKAVSFVDTNVGGPSAGLMFTMEIYNRLTPGDLTKGHRVAGTGTIDAEGVVGAIGGVKHKIVAADRKGAEIFFVPVKNYDEAKAKADKIGTSMKLVPVSTLDEALKYMEELPVKP from the coding sequence GTGGGAAAGAAGGGAAGAGCAGTGAAGCAGCTGAAGCATCGGCCGGGATTCCGCGCCACAGCTTACCTCTTTACGTTTGTAGTAATCGTGTATGTATTTGTGTTTATGAACACACCGTACATTGTATATCAGCCGGGTAGTGCGTCTGAGGTCGCCCCTATGATTAAAGTGGAGAATGCTGATCCAGCTGAAGAAGGAACCTTCATGATGACTACAGTATCCGCTAGTTATGCTAATGTGGCCTTGCTGGTCGCTTCTGTTTTTAACTCCAATTCAGAGGTTGTGCGGAAAGAAACCCGGTTAGGAGATAAATCTGAAGACGAGTATGCTGCGGAGCAGGTTTTTTATATGAATAGCTCGCAATCTTACTCCGTTCAGGCGGCCTATCACGCTGCAGGAATTCCGTATGAGGATGTAGTGGATTATTTGTATGTTTTTTCGGTTCCGGTTGCAAGTAATAAAGGCCAATTCCAGCCAGGCGACAAAATCATAAGTGTAGAAGGACAGAAGGTACCAGATCCAGAAGCACTTTCTGCTTTACTTTCAACAAAAAAAATCGGTGATCAGGTCGCTGTTGTTTTGCAAAGAAACGGTAAGGAAGTTAAGGAGCAGGTGACACTGGTCGAGATCAAAGATAAAGAAGGTACTGCCGTTCGACCTGGTTTTGGAGTCACTATCGCCGCAGTTCAAAAGGTAAAACCTAAAGAACAAGGAAAAGCGGTCAGCTTTGTGGATACGAATGTTGGCGGACCTTCAGCAGGACTGATGTTTACTATGGAAATTTACAACCGTCTGACGCCTGGTGATTTAACCAAAGGGCATAGGGTCGCAGGAACGGGCACGATTGACGCTGAGGGTGTGGTAGGTGCTATCGGTGGAGTGAAGCATAAGATTGTTGCTGCGGATCGAAAGGGGGCGGAGATTTTTTTCGTACCTGTTAAGAATTACGACGAAGCCAAAGCGAAAGCTGATAAAATCGGCACATCTATGAAGCTGGTGCCAGTATCTACGCTGGATGAAGCGCTGAAGTATATGGAGGAACTACCGGTCAAACCATGA
- a CDS encoding nucleotidyltransferase produces the protein MTTVGIIAEYNPLHNGHVHHFTEAKRLSGAERVIVVMSGPFTQRGEPAAVSKQARTEMALRMGADLVIELPVAYAVQPAEWFAFGAVALLEATGVVDSLCFGSEAGTLGSLLPLAKYLAEESSELQSEIRRRMALGASFPAAYSAAAAVAWQGTLHDEESPGDAGELLRQPNNSLGLHYLIALQRLNSKIEPLTVPRTAAGFHDPLQVGSSIASATAIRKLLQEGGSPAAYMPEYSVSILEREHAAGRGPLDLEHFRGPLRHLLSTRTAAELRTIQDMNEGLENRILRLMPELEQFTISGLLQALKSKRYTHTRLQRLLLHILLNHTKEEMTPSVLAEGPGYIRILGFRESGRALLKEMKQKATLPIVMRPSLCSHPQLERDLQAASAFAGAFREPHRTDMYRDYLEPPVMV, from the coding sequence GTGACAACGGTTGGAATAATAGCAGAATACAATCCATTACATAACGGACATGTCCATCACTTCACCGAAGCCAAAAGACTATCAGGCGCTGAGCGCGTCATCGTCGTCATGAGCGGTCCCTTTACCCAGCGCGGCGAGCCGGCAGCAGTGAGCAAGCAGGCCCGGACGGAGATGGCGCTACGAATGGGCGCAGACCTCGTCATTGAGCTGCCGGTGGCCTATGCTGTACAGCCGGCAGAATGGTTCGCCTTCGGAGCAGTTGCACTGCTGGAAGCGACCGGGGTCGTGGACAGCTTGTGCTTCGGCTCCGAAGCTGGCACTTTGGGTTCGCTGCTTCCTCTGGCCAAGTATCTGGCAGAGGAAAGCAGCGAACTTCAGAGCGAGATCCGCCGCCGCATGGCGCTCGGAGCGAGCTTCCCCGCCGCGTACAGCGCAGCGGCGGCGGTGGCTTGGCAAGGGACTCTCCATGACGAGGAGAGTCCCGGCGACGCTGGCGAGCTCCTGCGCCAGCCGAATAACAGCCTTGGCTTGCATTATCTCATCGCCTTGCAGCGGCTAAATAGCAAGATCGAGCCGTTAACCGTTCCGCGAACGGCAGCCGGATTCCATGATCCTTTGCAAGTTGGCTCTTCTATCGCAAGCGCCACTGCTATTCGCAAGCTACTGCAAGAAGGTGGCTCTCCAGCTGCTTACATGCCGGAATATAGCGTGTCCATATTAGAAAGAGAGCATGCAGCCGGTAGAGGTCCTCTGGACTTGGAGCATTTCAGAGGTCCACTCCGTCACCTGCTCTCTACACGTACTGCTGCCGAGCTACGAACAATCCAGGACATGAATGAAGGCTTAGAGAATAGAATTCTTCGTCTTATGCCGGAGCTTGAGCAATTCACTATTTCGGGTTTGCTACAAGCCCTTAAGAGCAAGCGTTACACGCATACACGTCTGCAACGTCTGCTACTACACATTTTGCTAAATCATACAAAGGAAGAAATGACCCCTTCTGTACTAGCAGAGGGGCCCGGTTATATTCGAATCCTTGGATTTAGAGAAAGTGGACGAGCATTGCTTAAAGAGATGAAACAAAAAGCAACTTTACCCATCGTCATGCGGCCGTCACTGTGCTCCCATCCCCAACTTGAGCGAGACCTTCAAGCCGCGTCTGCTTTCGCTGGAGCTTTTCGAGAACCTCACAGAACCGATATGTATCGCGATTATTTGGAACCTCCGGTCATGGTTTGA
- a CDS encoding DUF177 domain-containing protein, whose amino-acid sequence MQIHFRKLANADEPLHIHDVVDVSEVVKGRKDILSVAPLSVDLKALPAGTDCVNVVGKLSGDVDMLCSRCLTEVKSDLNIPFAETFKWLKQPVLPDDDEDEELIYVKDEVVDLIPYVEENFVLHLPDSVLCKADCLGLCQKCGQNLNEGTCSCDNTVIDPRLAGLKDFFK is encoded by the coding sequence ATGCAGATTCACTTTCGCAAATTAGCGAATGCCGACGAACCGTTACATATTCACGATGTTGTGGATGTCAGCGAGGTAGTCAAAGGGCGCAAGGATATTCTATCTGTTGCTCCGCTCTCAGTGGACCTTAAAGCGCTGCCCGCGGGAACCGATTGTGTGAACGTGGTGGGAAAACTGAGTGGAGATGTGGACATGTTATGTTCACGTTGTCTCACGGAGGTCAAAAGTGATTTGAACATTCCTTTTGCTGAGACTTTCAAGTGGCTTAAGCAGCCGGTTCTTCCAGATGATGACGAAGATGAGGAACTCATTTACGTCAAGGATGAGGTTGTGGATCTTATCCCGTATGTGGAAGAAAATTTCGTACTGCACTTACCGGATTCGGTATTGTGCAAGGCAGACTGTCTTGGTCTTTGTCAGAAATGCGGACAGAACTTGAACGAAGGCACCTGCAGTTGCGACAACACAGTGATCGATCCTCGACTCGCTGGGTTGAAAGACTTTTTCAAATGA
- the rpmF gene encoding 50S ribosomal protein L32: protein MAVPQRRTSKTRRDKRRTHFKLVVPGMVKCEQCGELKLAHHVCKVCGTYKAREIIKQ, encoded by the coding sequence ATGGCAGTACCACAACGTAGAACGTCTAAAACACGCCGTGACAAACGTCGCACCCACTTTAAGTTGGTTGTGCCGGGCATGGTGAAATGCGAACAATGCGGAGAGTTGAAATTGGCTCACCACGTATGTAAAGTTTGCGGAACTTACAAAGCAAGAGAAATCATCAAACAATAG